The following proteins are encoded in a genomic region of Bosea beijingensis:
- the cpdR gene encoding cell cycle two-component system response regulator CpdR yields MTKILLAEDDNDMRRFLVKALQNAGYDVASFDNGLSAYNRLREEPFELLLTDIVMPEMDGIELARRATELDPDIKVMFITGFAAVALNPDSQTPKDAKVLSKPFHLRELVNEVEKLLAA; encoded by the coding sequence ATGACGAAGATACTGCTCGCCGAAGACGACAACGATATGCGTCGCTTCCTGGTCAAGGCCCTGCAGAATGCGGGCTATGACGTCGCCTCATTCGACAACGGCCTGTCGGCCTATAACCGCCTGCGCGAGGAGCCGTTCGAGCTCCTGCTGACGGATATCGTCATGCCCGAAATGGACGGCATCGAGCTGGCGCGTCGCGCCACCGAGCTCGATCCCGACATCAAGGTGATGTTCATCACCGGCTTCGCCGCCGTGGCGCTGAACCCCGATTCGCAGACCCCGAAGGATGCGAAGGTGCTGTCCAAGCCCTTCCATTTGCGCGAGCTCGTCAACGAAGTCGAGAAGCTGCTGGCGGCCTGA